GGGGCTGGATTAAATGCGCAGGGGCCACCGGCGATGACGAGGGGGTGTTCTTCCTTGCGGTTCTTCCCTCTTAGCGGGATGCCGCCCAAATCCAGCATATTCAAGACATTGGTATAGGACAACTCATACTGGAGAGAAAATCCGACTACATCGAATGCATTCAGCGGTGTGCGTGACTCCAGTGAGGATAGCAATATATTGTTCTTCCTCATCTGTAGTTCCATGTCCGGCCAGGGAGCATAACACCGTTCTGCGGCTATGGTGGGGAGACTGTTCAGGATTGCATAGAGGATCTGGAGACCAAGGTGAGACATCCCCACTTCATAGGTATCCGGAAAAACCAGGGCAAAGCTCAGTTTGCATGTCTGTCTGTCTTTTCGAGAGGCATTGACCTCTCCCCCGAGATACCGGCTCGGTTTTTCCACGGACAAAAGTATCTCTTCCCAGTTCATATCAACTCCAGATGATCATGTGACGCGGAGATGCGCTTGACCTGCAATTCAGTCTCCTGATATAATAACCCATTAAGCCACTGATTTTCATTGACAGTTTGTCCTCTGTCGGTTACCTTACAACTGAGATCAACTTAGGAATCACCCCATGGAATCCAGGAAGAGAAAAATTCTCTTTACGAAGGAAATTATCGAAAAGAGGGTCCGGGAACTGGCCGAGACAATTTCCCGTGATTATGAGGGAGGGGAGTTAATCGTCATCGGTATACTCAAAGGTGCGTTTGTTTTTATGGCAGACTTGATCAGATGTTTTAGCATACCTTGCCTTATTGATTTTGTCAAACTGGTAAGCTACGGCGCCGGATCGGTCAGCTCGGGAAAGATCGTGATGACTAAAGACATTGAGACATCTATAGAGGG
The DNA window shown above is from Syntrophales bacterium and carries:
- the hpt gene encoding hypoxanthine phosphoribosyltransferase, producing the protein MESRKRKILFTKEIIEKRVRELAETISRDYEGGELIVIGILKGAFVFMADLIRCFSIPCLIDFVKLVSYGAGSVSSGKIVMTKDIETSIEGKNILIIEDIVDTGLTLSFLVNLLRERNPRSVKVCTLLDKRQRREVLFEADYVGFTIEDGFVVGYGIDFNEKFRYLPEIYILEE